Proteins co-encoded in one Acidisarcina sp. genomic window:
- a CDS encoding carboxypeptidase-like regulatory domain-containing protein — MFVPSFVSIRTRFAVVFVAALLVLAWTGSMEAQVVGGSISGTVRDPSGAELPGASVTLRNIDTGAQRILVTDAVGRYAAPSIPVGNYHVLASKDGFHSQVKTGITLVVGQSTSVDMVLPLGTVQEEVVVAELPPTVSLTTQQTSGLVDERQVKELPLNGRSYDELVTLNPGVVNYTAQRTGGVGTSNSSVGNMFAVSGHRPQENIFLLNGIEYTGASLINVTPGGTSGQLLGVDGIREFNVVTDSYGAEYGKRPGAQISIVTAPGTNKLHGSAFEFLRNSALDARNYFDHGSIPNFQRNQFGGSLGGPLRTNKLFLFGNYEGFRQNLGLSNVTLVPDNAARAAAVASVQPLLALWPVQNGPELGDGIATAYSHPLQKIREDFGTARFDQNISNADTLSAAYTIDDSFANTPSVNPLSSVVEGLREQVFSIQEQHVYSANVLNTARVGFSRAAYNFTGTTSVNVPGWVVGRPIGALVIGGGTALNGASQISLAGTNAGSNLTTARNLFTLDDHVFVSHRNHQLEAGVWLQRIQANDNLAQYQYGQASFSSLANFLQGKVSTFTVVPAPTELGWRSLEWAGFVQDTVKVRPNLEVKIGFRFESTDGWNEVQSRASNYLFDSKGVIETNPHIGSSALTVNHAKFLPQPRVGLAWDPFKQGKTIVHASFGMYNALLDNLDYRLDQTAPFNTTQSLKNVSVSSLKVTPGQPLGGNSLVSPSGVQPDAHTPTFLSYTLKVEQEIAPATSLSLGYVGSHGYHEMLSEDVNEPVPSILPSGRVYYAPGSPLANPALANTTTWVSDGVSSYNGLQADIHHRFSGGFQLRGVYTFSKSLDDGTGWNSSVAANAPGFVMYPAKPKLDWGPSTTDVRQLAVVNGSYELPFGRGKVFLSKAGRVTQKFVAGWMLSGIVSTQTGFPFTPQLGFNPTNNGDSRNPIRPSVNPAFRGKVILGKVSGYFDPRAFVLPAPGTYGNLSRNTLTGPGSTNVDVAFRKDTAVSERVSLQVRAEAFNVFNHTNLNTPNAVVFTSAADTPSPTAGVITSSSTTSRQIQFGAKILF; from the coding sequence ATGTTTGTACCTTCGTTCGTCTCAATTCGTACCCGGTTCGCGGTTGTGTTTGTTGCTGCGCTGCTGGTCCTGGCGTGGACTGGCTCGATGGAGGCGCAGGTTGTTGGAGGATCGATCTCTGGAACGGTGCGCGATCCTTCCGGAGCAGAACTGCCCGGCGCTAGCGTAACCTTGCGTAACATTGACACCGGCGCGCAACGAATCCTCGTGACCGATGCTGTCGGAAGATACGCGGCACCTTCCATCCCAGTTGGCAATTATCACGTACTCGCCTCCAAGGATGGCTTCCACTCGCAGGTGAAGACGGGCATCACGCTGGTTGTTGGCCAAAGCACATCTGTCGATATGGTTCTTCCGCTCGGTACAGTTCAGGAGGAGGTTGTAGTTGCCGAGCTTCCGCCGACAGTTAGTCTGACTACGCAGCAAACCTCTGGGCTTGTGGATGAGCGCCAGGTGAAAGAACTGCCGTTGAATGGCCGCAGCTACGACGAACTGGTCACTCTGAATCCTGGAGTGGTGAATTACACAGCTCAGCGAACCGGTGGAGTTGGGACTTCGAATTCCTCCGTCGGAAATATGTTCGCAGTCAGCGGTCATCGTCCACAGGAAAATATCTTCCTCTTGAACGGCATTGAATATACAGGCGCTTCGCTGATCAACGTCACGCCCGGAGGCACCAGCGGTCAGCTTCTTGGCGTAGACGGCATTCGTGAGTTCAACGTTGTGACGGACAGCTATGGCGCAGAGTATGGCAAGCGGCCTGGTGCGCAGATCAGCATTGTGACAGCTCCGGGCACGAATAAGCTTCATGGCTCTGCCTTTGAGTTTTTGCGGAACAGCGCGCTGGATGCCCGCAACTACTTTGATCACGGCTCAATTCCGAATTTCCAGAGAAACCAGTTTGGCGGGTCGCTGGGTGGACCTTTGCGCACGAACAAGCTTTTTCTCTTTGGCAACTATGAAGGATTTCGCCAGAATCTCGGACTTAGCAATGTGACGCTGGTGCCCGACAACGCAGCTCGTGCGGCGGCTGTCGCGAGTGTCCAGCCATTGCTCGCCTTGTGGCCTGTACAGAATGGTCCTGAGCTTGGTGATGGCATCGCGACGGCCTACAGCCATCCGCTGCAGAAGATTCGGGAAGACTTCGGCACCGCGCGGTTCGATCAGAATATCTCCAATGCGGATACGCTCTCTGCCGCCTACACGATAGACGACAGCTTTGCGAATACTCCCAGCGTGAATCCACTCAGCTCAGTTGTGGAAGGGCTTCGCGAGCAGGTCTTCAGCATTCAGGAGCAGCATGTGTACTCCGCCAATGTGCTGAATACCGCGCGCGTGGGGTTTTCCCGCGCAGCTTATAACTTTACTGGTACAACGTCCGTGAATGTTCCCGGCTGGGTGGTGGGGCGTCCTATCGGCGCATTGGTGATAGGTGGCGGCACGGCTCTTAATGGAGCATCCCAGATAAGCCTGGCTGGAACGAATGCGGGAAGTAATCTGACGACCGCGAGAAACCTGTTCACTCTGGATGATCACGTGTTCGTATCGCATCGGAACCACCAACTGGAAGCGGGAGTGTGGCTGCAGAGAATTCAGGCGAATGACAATCTGGCGCAGTATCAGTATGGTCAAGCTTCCTTCAGCAGCCTTGCGAATTTTCTCCAGGGCAAGGTATCGACATTCACCGTTGTTCCTGCGCCAACGGAACTTGGCTGGCGCTCGTTGGAATGGGCTGGCTTTGTTCAGGACACGGTGAAGGTTCGGCCGAACCTTGAAGTCAAGATAGGTTTCCGTTTTGAGTCGACGGATGGCTGGAACGAGGTGCAATCACGAGCGTCCAACTATCTTTTCGATTCGAAGGGAGTTATCGAGACGAATCCTCATATTGGCTCCTCGGCACTTACTGTCAACCATGCAAAGTTTCTTCCGCAGCCGCGCGTGGGGCTGGCTTGGGATCCATTCAAGCAAGGGAAGACGATTGTGCACGCAAGCTTTGGTATGTACAACGCACTTCTCGATAACCTCGACTACCGACTGGATCAGACGGCTCCATTCAACACAACGCAGTCCTTGAAGAATGTATCGGTGTCTAGCTTGAAAGTAACTCCGGGGCAGCCGCTTGGTGGTAACAGCCTGGTATCGCCAAGTGGAGTGCAGCCCGATGCGCATACGCCGACGTTTCTCTCCTATACGCTGAAGGTTGAGCAGGAGATAGCTCCAGCCACATCTTTGAGCCTTGGATATGTAGGCTCCCATGGTTACCACGAGATGCTATCGGAGGATGTGAATGAGCCTGTCCCCTCCATCCTTCCCTCAGGGCGGGTGTACTATGCGCCCGGATCGCCCCTTGCCAATCCGGCGCTGGCAAACACGACGACCTGGGTGTCGGATGGAGTTAGCTCTTACAACGGCTTGCAGGCGGATATTCACCATCGCTTTTCTGGGGGCTTCCAGTTGCGAGGCGTCTATACCTTCTCAAAGAGTCTCGATGATGGAACGGGGTGGAACAGCAGCGTTGCGGCTAATGCTCCGGGCTTTGTGATGTACCCCGCCAAGCCGAAGCTGGATTGGGGCCCCTCGACGACGGACGTGAGGCAGCTTGCTGTTGTGAATGGAAGCTATGAACTCCCTTTTGGCCGCGGCAAGGTATTTCTATCGAAGGCAGGCAGAGTAACTCAGAAGTTTGTAGCTGGATGGATGCTTAGCGGGATTGTGAGTACGCAGACAGGATTTCCGTTTACACCGCAGCTTGGCTTCAATCCCACAAACAACGGCGATAGCAGAAACCCAATACGCCCCTCCGTCAATCCTGCATTCCGAGGAAAGGTGATTCTGGGGAAGGTAAGTGGGTACTTCGATCCGAGGGCATTTGTGTTACCCGCGCCGGGTACATATGGAAATCTGTCGCGGAATACACTTACCGGGCCAGGATCTACCAATGTAGATGTGGCTTTCAGAAAGGACACGGCCGTCTCGGAGCGAGTGAGTCTGCAAGTCCGTGCGGAGGCATTCAATGTCTTCAACCACACAAATCTGAATACGCCGAATGCCGTTGTCTTCACCTCTGCTGCGGACACGCCGTCGCCTACCGCGGGAGTGATTACCTCCAGTTCAACGACTTCGCGGCAGATTCAGTTTGGAGCGAAGATCCTGTTTTAG
- the cysD gene encoding sulfate adenylyltransferase subunit CysD — protein sequence MATSVVDTQAVQARLSHLQLLEAESIHIFREVAAEFQKPVMLYSIGKDSSVMLRLAQKAFHPGPIPFPLLHVDTGYKFREMLEFRDSYTRELGLNLIVHRNEEALRDGTNPVRLGTQRCCALLKTTALLDALREHGFDAAFGGARRDEEKSRAKERIFSFRDAAGQWDPKNQRPELWNLYNGRIGPGESIRVFPLSNWTELDIWHYIHLEKIPIVPLYFAKERRMLVRGDSLIPVEQPFVKGLPGEEQWIRCRLRSLGCSPCTGAIRSDADTLPKIIAELISFRSSERANRVIDHDQDGSMEIKKREGYF from the coding sequence ATGGCTACAAGCGTAGTAGACACACAAGCAGTTCAGGCAAGGCTCAGTCACCTCCAACTGCTGGAGGCAGAGAGCATCCACATCTTTCGCGAGGTGGCTGCCGAGTTTCAGAAGCCCGTCATGCTCTACTCCATTGGCAAGGACTCCTCGGTGATGTTGCGCCTGGCGCAGAAGGCCTTCCATCCCGGCCCAATTCCCTTCCCACTGCTGCATGTGGACACGGGTTACAAATTCCGCGAGATGCTGGAATTTCGCGACTCTTACACGCGCGAGCTTGGCCTCAATCTCATCGTGCATCGCAATGAAGAAGCATTGCGTGACGGGACGAATCCAGTCCGGCTGGGAACGCAACGTTGCTGCGCACTGCTGAAGACCACGGCGCTGCTGGATGCGCTCCGCGAGCATGGCTTCGACGCGGCGTTCGGTGGCGCGCGGCGCGATGAAGAGAAGTCCCGCGCAAAGGAAAGAATCTTCTCCTTCCGCGATGCGGCAGGACAGTGGGACCCCAAAAACCAGCGTCCGGAATTGTGGAATCTCTACAACGGCCGCATCGGACCGGGAGAGAGCATCCGCGTGTTTCCGCTATCGAATTGGACCGAGCTGGACATCTGGCACTACATCCACCTGGAGAAGATCCCTATCGTGCCGCTGTACTTTGCAAAGGAGCGGCGCATGCTCGTGCGCGGCGACAGCCTCATCCCCGTGGAGCAGCCCTTCGTCAAGGGTCTGCCGGGAGAAGAGCAGTGGATCCGCTGCCGTTTACGTTCGCTCGGATGCAGCCCCTGCACAGGTGCGATTCGGTCCGATGCAGACACCTTGCCGAAGATCATCGCTGAGTTAATTTCCTTTCGCTCCTCGGAGCGAGCCAATCGCGTCATCGATCACGATCAGGATGGATCGATGGAGATCAAGAAGAGGGAGGGCTACTTCTAA
- the cysN gene encoding sulfate adenylyltransferase subunit CysN has translation MPHITDAPDILLDTVADTSLSIEEFLAQEQSKDLLRFSTAGSVDDGKSTLIGRLLYDSQNVYEDHVRAVTHTNGAQTAPTIDFAQLTDGLRAEREQGITIDVAYRYFSTSKRKFIIADTPGHEQYTRNMATGASTADLAIILLDARKGILTQSRRHAYIASLLGIPKLVAAINKMDLVDYSQDVFEQHQRDLQALAASLGNVELECIPVSALQGDNVVTRGENTPWYSGPSLLEYLETVPVAERHSHLGFRMPVQRVIRPHQHFRGFAGQISAGAIHPGDTIVALPSGRKSRVQSISTFDGELSEAHAPLSIVVTLEDELDISRGDLIASDQAPPQVAKNFEASLVWLHPQQLNVGKTYLLKHTTQTVKARVSSIHHRIDIETLAEQPAETLQMNAIGVVTVEANRALIVDAYNQNRSTGSFILIDPASSATVGAGMIRQVMDDRDGTFTTEELQASALIALGNRHTLAATLEDRLLASGVAVVRTRVQNPDTWRALLLAGVVTLVESDSAELSIASLHGGQSELIADPLAARSESDTDLVEAVLDALGEKQIIALPNGGKTK, from the coding sequence ATGCCGCATATTACAGATGCCCCAGATATCTTGCTGGATACGGTCGCGGATACCTCTCTGTCCATCGAAGAGTTTCTCGCTCAGGAGCAGTCCAAGGATCTGCTGCGCTTCAGCACCGCAGGCAGCGTAGATGATGGCAAATCGACGTTGATTGGCCGCCTTCTCTATGACTCGCAGAATGTGTATGAAGATCATGTGCGAGCGGTAACTCATACCAATGGTGCACAAACTGCTCCCACCATCGACTTTGCGCAATTGACAGATGGGCTGCGCGCCGAGCGGGAACAAGGTATCACCATCGATGTAGCCTATCGCTATTTCTCCACCAGCAAGCGCAAGTTCATCATCGCCGATACTCCCGGGCATGAGCAGTACACGCGTAACATGGCGACCGGGGCCTCGACCGCGGATCTAGCCATTATTCTGCTGGACGCACGCAAAGGAATCCTTACCCAGTCGCGGCGCCATGCTTACATTGCATCCCTGCTCGGCATTCCCAAGCTGGTAGCCGCCATCAATAAGATGGATCTCGTCGATTATTCGCAGGATGTCTTTGAGCAGCACCAGCGAGATCTTCAGGCACTCGCTGCCAGCCTGGGGAACGTCGAGCTGGAGTGCATACCCGTCAGCGCATTGCAGGGCGACAACGTCGTAACGCGCGGCGAGAATACGCCGTGGTACTCGGGGCCAAGCCTGTTGGAATATCTTGAGACGGTGCCAGTCGCCGAGCGTCATTCGCATCTCGGATTCCGTATGCCGGTGCAGCGCGTCATCCGTCCGCACCAGCATTTTCGCGGCTTTGCCGGTCAGATATCCGCGGGCGCCATCCATCCTGGAGACACCATCGTTGCACTACCCTCGGGTCGCAAGAGCCGGGTGCAATCGATCAGCACCTTCGACGGCGAGCTAAGCGAAGCGCACGCACCACTCTCAATCGTGGTCACGCTGGAAGATGAACTCGACATCAGCCGCGGAGACTTGATTGCCAGTGACCAGGCACCACCGCAGGTTGCGAAGAACTTTGAAGCTTCACTCGTGTGGCTGCATCCGCAACAACTAAATGTCGGCAAGACATACCTTCTCAAGCACACGACGCAAACCGTGAAGGCGCGCGTCAGTTCCATCCATCACAGGATTGACATCGAGACGCTCGCCGAGCAGCCCGCGGAAACGCTGCAGATGAACGCGATCGGCGTCGTCACGGTAGAGGCTAATCGAGCCTTGATCGTCGATGCCTACAATCAGAATCGGAGCACGGGAAGCTTCATCCTCATCGATCCCGCGAGCAGCGCGACTGTAGGCGCCGGCATGATTCGTCAGGTGATGGATGACCGCGACGGAACTTTCACTACCGAAGAACTACAGGCGTCAGCCCTCATCGCTCTCGGCAACCGGCACACGCTGGCTGCAACTCTCGAAGACAGGCTGCTCGCATCTGGAGTGGCGGTCGTTCGCACGCGCGTGCAGAACCCAGACACATGGCGGGCGCTCCTGCTCGCCGGTGTCGTCACTCTCGTCGAATCCGACTCAGCGGAGCTCTCCATCGCGTCGCTGCACGGAGGTCAATCTGAATTGATTGCAGATCCCCTGGCTGCACGCTCGGAGAGCGACACGGATCTCGTCGAAGCTGTGCTGGATGCACTAGGCGAAAAACAAATCATCGCATTGCCCAACGGAGGCAAAACAAAATGA
- a CDS encoding phosphoadenylyl-sulfate reductase: protein MTEATQVGTASLAEKVAAAKLLVKQQVEEAQGKLCVTSSFQAEDVVVLHLVTQLAPRVPVLFLDTGYHFKETYEYRDRIAAEWNLNLENLLPRLTVQEQESQFGILHQTAPDKCCSLRKVEPLFAGLQRFDAWFTGLRREQAKTRADLQTVDLFTLPGGKQLRKISPLADWSTRDVWHYAAEHNIPLLPLYDKGYSSIGCEPCTSLPLDPNDPRSGRWSGRKVECGIHIQPA from the coding sequence ATGACGGAAGCAACTCAAGTGGGTACCGCGAGCCTCGCAGAGAAGGTCGCCGCAGCGAAGCTGCTTGTGAAACAGCAGGTCGAAGAAGCGCAAGGGAAACTATGCGTGACCAGCAGTTTTCAGGCCGAGGATGTAGTTGTGCTTCACCTCGTCACGCAACTCGCTCCTCGTGTTCCCGTACTCTTCCTGGACACTGGTTACCACTTCAAAGAGACCTACGAGTATCGCGACCGCATTGCAGCGGAGTGGAATCTGAATCTTGAAAATCTGTTACCTCGTTTGACCGTCCAGGAACAGGAATCGCAGTTCGGCATTCTGCATCAGACTGCCCCCGACAAGTGCTGCAGCCTGCGTAAAGTGGAGCCGCTCTTCGCCGGGTTGCAGCGCTTCGACGCGTGGTTTACCGGGCTCAGGCGGGAGCAGGCGAAAACTCGCGCCGATCTGCAGACGGTTGACCTGTTCACGCTGCCCGGAGGCAAACAGCTGCGCAAGATCAGCCCGCTTGCCGACTGGTCCACGCGAGACGTGTGGCACTACGCCGCGGAACACAACATTCCCTTGTTGCCGCTCTATGACAAAGGCTATTCGAGCATTGGATGCGAGCCATGTACCAGCCTGCCACTTGATCCGAACGATCCTCGCTCCGGCCGCTGGTCGGGACGCAAAGTAGAGTGCGGGATTCACATTCAGCCGGCATAA
- a CDS encoding sulfite exporter TauE/SafE family protein, producing MEYAIGFLIAFVIAVTGVGAGSITAPLLIFFLHVPVAVGVGTALAYSAIVKFLLVPIQMWRRQVNYRIVGFMLLGGLPGVILGSILFRYFDLKGQQNVLYVVLGLIITASSGWHLYRHFRPVDRETKQKDRPRSLAALMLPVGFEVGFSSSGAGALGTIALLGLTSLTTAQVVGTDLAFGFCVSLIGSSMHILHSSYGTALLIKLVCGGMVGALSGSLLAPRLPNRQLRLALSAWLLILGLQFCYKAVTNEVGSRPIPSAISAPSMRPIPASIHVR from the coding sequence ATGGAATACGCAATCGGGTTTCTGATTGCTTTTGTTATCGCGGTAACTGGAGTAGGCGCCGGATCTATTACCGCACCACTGCTGATCTTCTTTCTCCATGTTCCGGTGGCTGTCGGAGTCGGCACTGCCCTGGCCTATTCAGCCATTGTGAAGTTCCTTCTCGTCCCGATCCAGATGTGGCGGCGGCAGGTGAACTATCGCATCGTTGGTTTCATGCTGCTTGGTGGTCTTCCGGGCGTGATCCTCGGGTCCATCCTCTTCCGCTATTTCGATCTGAAGGGCCAGCAGAATGTGCTCTATGTCGTGCTGGGTCTGATCATCACCGCCTCCTCCGGCTGGCACCTTTACCGGCACTTTCGTCCGGTGGACCGCGAAACAAAACAGAAGGATCGTCCGCGATCCCTTGCTGCCCTCATGCTGCCCGTGGGTTTTGAGGTAGGCTTCTCTTCTTCCGGCGCTGGAGCATTAGGCACCATAGCGCTACTGGGACTTACTTCCCTCACTACAGCCCAGGTTGTAGGTACTGATCTTGCCTTCGGCTTCTGCGTCTCGCTCATCGGAAGCAGCATGCACATTCTGCATAGCAGCTATGGCACGGCCCTGCTCATCAAACTGGTTTGCGGCGGCATGGTCGGAGCCTTGTCCGGCTCCCTTCTCGCACCCCGCCTGCCCAACCGGCAGCTCCGTCTTGCGCTCTCCGCATGGCTGCTGATCCTGGGCCTGCAGTTCTGCTATAAGGCGGTTACGAACGAAGTGGGATCCAGGCCGATTCCATCCGCTATATCCGCACCATCCATGCGCCCAATCCCAGCCTCCATCCACGTGCGCTGA
- a CDS encoding cupin domain-containing protein has protein sequence MNYTFIADLMKEFELPEQGILSRILHKDDKVNITAFSFSAGQELSAHSAPTPAVLYFLEGEAEVLLGEDKVQARAGSFIYMPPMLAHGISAQSPLKMVLIQIKVPAAA, from the coding sequence ATGAACTACACATTCATCGCCGATCTCATGAAAGAGTTTGAACTTCCCGAGCAAGGAATTTTGAGCCGCATCCTCCACAAGGACGACAAGGTAAATATCACCGCATTTTCCTTTTCGGCGGGGCAGGAGCTATCCGCCCACTCAGCACCGACGCCCGCGGTTCTCTACTTTCTTGAGGGAGAAGCCGAGGTACTGCTGGGCGAGGACAAGGTCCAGGCCAGGGCCGGCTCCTTTATCTACATGCCTCCGATGCTCGCTCACGGCATTTCAGCGCAGTCTCCGCTCAAGATGGTGCTGATCCAGATCAAGGTTCCCGCTGCCGCCTGA
- a CDS encoding DUF3467 domain-containing protein translates to MNQPTQQPRVVLTQTPDYRETYANSVQVRVSVWDFLLTFGTAQQQTPEEVTIHNQQGVYLSPQQAKALWNMLGQNLEQYEMTFGNIALEPLKQPHGPVH, encoded by the coding sequence ATGAACCAACCCACACAGCAGCCCCGCGTTGTCCTGACCCAAACCCCCGATTATCGCGAAACCTACGCCAATAGCGTCCAGGTTCGTGTCAGCGTCTGGGATTTCCTCCTGACCTTTGGCACGGCCCAGCAGCAAACACCAGAAGAAGTAACCATCCATAACCAGCAGGGCGTCTACCTCAGTCCGCAGCAGGCCAAAGCTCTGTGGAACATGCTGGGCCAAAACCTCGAACAATACGAGATGACTTTTGGCAATATCGCGTTGGAGCCATTGAAGCAACCCCACGGACCAGTACACTAA
- a CDS encoding tetratricopeptide repeat protein — protein sequence MRPLQPIRSILSTLLFAALCLSAAAQNAANSAAAAMPRNGRLLLVMPFDNRSSQSNLDWIGESMPEVLNQRLTSAGFLPITRTDRLYALDHLGLPENFRPSRASMLRMAQTLDADYVIYGTYTLDGSTLKATAQILDVAGLKLGQPIEQQAELPHLIDLLNSLAWRTARQLDPSYSVAEQSFVAANSDIRLDAFENYIRGLVEAQYAERIRHLKEAVRLNPRFYAAWLTLGRAYFAHQDFELAYTTLGKLPKNDSHALEAQFYRGLALFYTGNYAKAEDAFAFVAAMLPLPEVVNDEGVAASRHGRDGGPLFEQAIAIDPKDPDYHFNLAVSMRRRNNLAGAQHEIEIAGKLRPSDSEIQSVAALLKSEPARVVPTKAYPGAPESDPPSEPLERIKRGYNEASFHQAAFELEQVQAMQLATLPAADRAKALTRQGTLFLNRGFVLEAERQFLDAVKADPSSASAHAGLAQVREHSGDPAAAREEAQKSLSLQPNVTAYLVLGRLDLAANQLPQATTDVKEALRVEPANPEARALLQAIDSRGQKLP from the coding sequence GTGAGGCCTCTTCAACCAATTCGCTCCATCCTGTCGACGCTGCTGTTCGCGGCGTTGTGCCTGTCTGCTGCCGCGCAAAATGCAGCGAACTCCGCAGCAGCCGCGATGCCCCGCAATGGACGGCTGCTCCTGGTGATGCCGTTCGACAACCGCTCCTCGCAGTCCAATCTGGACTGGATCGGCGAATCGATGCCGGAGGTGCTGAATCAACGGCTTACCTCGGCGGGTTTCCTTCCCATCACCCGCACCGATCGGCTCTATGCGCTCGATCACCTGGGATTGCCGGAGAACTTTCGGCCTTCGCGGGCAAGCATGCTCCGCATGGCGCAGACCCTCGATGCAGACTACGTCATCTACGGCACCTATACCCTCGACGGCAGCACGCTCAAAGCGACCGCGCAAATTCTTGATGTTGCGGGGTTAAAGCTCGGACAGCCCATCGAGCAACAGGCCGAACTCCCGCATTTGATCGACCTCTTGAATAGCCTCGCGTGGCGCACCGCCCGGCAACTCGATCCCAGCTACTCCGTAGCGGAACAGAGCTTTGTCGCAGCAAATTCGGATATCCGGCTGGATGCCTTCGAGAATTACATCCGAGGACTAGTCGAAGCGCAGTACGCTGAGCGGATTCGGCACCTGAAAGAGGCGGTCCGGCTGAACCCGCGCTTTTATGCCGCATGGCTGACCCTGGGCAGAGCCTACTTCGCCCACCAGGATTTCGAGCTGGCGTACACCACGCTTGGCAAGCTGCCGAAGAATGACTCGCATGCGCTGGAAGCGCAGTTCTATCGCGGTCTCGCGCTCTTCTATACCGGTAACTACGCCAAGGCGGAGGATGCCTTCGCCTTCGTTGCCGCCATGCTTCCCCTGCCCGAGGTGGTGAACGATGAAGGGGTGGCGGCCAGCAGGCATGGCCGCGATGGCGGCCCGCTGTTTGAACAGGCGATCGCAATCGATCCCAAAGACCCTGACTACCACTTCAACCTCGCGGTAAGCATGCGACGCCGCAACAATCTCGCTGGCGCGCAGCACGAGATCGAGATAGCCGGGAAACTGCGGCCGTCCGACTCCGAGATTCAGTCCGTGGCGGCTCTCCTTAAATCGGAGCCTGCCCGGGTGGTTCCGACGAAAGCCTACCCCGGAGCCCCGGAGAGCGACCCGCCCTCGGAACCGCTGGAGCGGATCAAGCGCGGATACAACGAAGCATCGTTCCATCAGGCTGCGTTTGAGCTCGAGCAGGTGCAGGCCATGCAACTCGCCACCCTGCCCGCTGCCGATCGCGCCAAGGCTCTCACCCGGCAGGGCACCCTGTTCCTGAATCGCGGATTCGTTCTCGAGGCTGAGCGCCAGTTCCTGGATGCGGTCAAGGCCGATCCCTCCAGCGCGTCCGCCCATGCCGGCCTCGCACAGGTGCGCGAGCATAGCGGAGATCCGGCGGCTGCGCGCGAGGAAGCCCAGAAATCCCTCTCCCTCCAACCCAATGTCACCGCCTATCTCGTGCTGGGACGGCTGGATCTGGCCGCAAATCAGCTCCCTCAGGCCACCACCGACGTCAAAGAAGCTCTTCGCGTAGAACCTGCCAATCCAGAGGCTCGCGCCCTGCTGCAGGCAATAGATTCGAGAGGCCAGAAACTGCCATGA